CGATCTTCATTCTAGTTATCTATGCCCTGCTGCGACATATCGATAGGTTGACCCATCTGCACTTGTTCTCCTGCTATGTGTGCATCTGGAAAGGCTCCATTTGCCGCTTCTTCATTGAAGTACTCGTCATTTGGCACATAATCGCGCATAAAATTGTGCAAAACACAACATGCAAGCACAATATTATTTTGCATTGCTATCAAGTAGTTTTGCATTGACCCTTTGAGTATTGGAAAATGCTTCTTAAGAACTCCAAATGTGAGCTCAATAATATTTCTAACCGATGCATGTCGCCTATTGAACAGAGCTTTAGCTGCTCGCTCATGATGCGTGCCCCATACAACCCTAAACGGTGCCATAAACCCTGGCATATTTCTGTAGGCAGCATCTACCGCATAATATTTCCCTGTTCATTTAACGACATAGAATTCATGTAAGACCCCTACTCATTTATATGGAAACAAATGCAAAAATCGGTCAAAGAAATTTGAGACTATTTCCTACTGCCTTATATTATAAAAGTATTTATTAACCGGGCATATTAAAAAATGTGGTGTCAATTAAAATATCTTGCGGTGGCATTGGAAATTCCGAACCCGGATCAAGCAAGGTTTCTTGGAGAATTCGGGCATCATGAGCACTACCCTCCCAACCGACCCGAACAAAGACAAACCGCATATCATGATCGCAGGCAGCAAGTACATTCTGGGATAAGTCGGCATACCAATTTCTGAACCTTTCTCTTACCTCTGCTCTGCACCAAGCAGATACGTGGGTCCCATCTAAGGCTCCTACACAATCCTATAGAAGTTCgatggttttaaaaaaaatttcaaagcgCATAAGAAACCAATTTAAAGTGCATCTGAATAAAAATGACATACATACTTGGAACCACGGTATGAGCAAACCATTGTTCAAAATCCTTGGATGAGTGTCATCGACGTTTCTTGGCCTAACAAGATCACGACCTAGCCGAACCAAAACTCGTAAGACACGACGAACGTGTCGATCAATCGTCTCCATTGAATGTTGGAACCGCTCGGCTAGCACCCGGTGCCTCTCATCATGGCTCAGGCACATTAGGGTTAAAGCAGCGGATTCATGTACTCCCACTCTTTGAGAAGGATATGCATGTCAGTAACCCCGATCAACCAATAAATCGCATAGCagaaggaattgaggaacatCCAATCGCATATTCTCAATAATTCGGTCTTCATGTCCGTTTATCAGCTCAAGCACATAATCCCTCCCCGAGAGCGCACTATCTCATACTCTTCTTCTTCTGGGGACCTACTGATTTATATCCTGAAAAAAGAACATGAAACCTAATAATACAACGTACATAAGGACATTGTCGAGCTCCTCATCATCCAGCTCGTCATCCAGTAAAGCTCCTTGAATGTGCCACTGGTTGTCCATCCTCCTTGGTCAACAACTTTGAACTCTGCAACTGGCCAAGTGATTAAAGTACATTAAGTACCAAAATAGGTAAACAATAGCTTAAGAATATCAAAAcgcatatttaaaaaaattagcaCAAAAAGTTAGCAACAGCGCCATACGTGAACAAGTAAGCAGTAGTGAAAAACATGACCTGTCTCATTTAGCTCAGCACAAGTTTAAACAGCTTATACAACTAAAATTGAACTTTTGTCTACAGTCAATACTGCTAATGATCGCCGAAATTACAGTAGACTGGTAGATTTAAAGGCACCTCCACGAAAAATATTAACTGGTTGGCACACATCCCAAGCAATTTGTATATAGAAAAAACGTCTAACCAATATTTATAAACACACACAAAGAAATTACTGAAATATCCTCTATATACCGGAAAAAAAGTCTATCCGGGGTACATAACCGGGAAATAAGCACATAATCCCGCGTATGTTAACTCACAACAACATGAGACAGGAAACCACCACGGAAACCAATATAACCATTGGTGAAATCCCTAACAAATAAATTCTGGAAACGTATCCTCcatataaagaaaaaaattagttCAACCCTGTGCCATAAACAGGTGAAATTACTCTCAATTTAAGTTCAAccaattataatacaagttaAATAAGTTCATCTAATTATAAAAAACACTCACAAATGAAATAAGTAAATATCTTAACAAGtatagtaaataagttcaaTCAATTACTATAAACACTCACTAATCATTACAAATAAAAATTCCCAAatatattaagaaaaaaaataagctAAGCGAGGTCCAAATGTTAACTAAATCCAACTgcacaaaattaatatgacaactccaatcaaacacaaaataaTAGCCATTGCCCTTTTTCTCAATAATTAATTGTTAGTAAActatttcaaccaaaatttatAACCTCAGCACAAATAAATTAGCAGACACTCCCAggtaaaaaaaattccaaataaaTAACAGGCCCGGGTCCAGCtaccttttgagaaaataactGAACAAAGtcctgtaaggatcgaagacaaccaaatGGAAGAGATAAataatgtacagatcacaaacgtaacaataagtaaatagaaaggaaagaattgcaaaccaattaactacccaactcctcctgaacttgtagattaattcaaataaatttcttcaaattgatgaattacaatcactcttgcgtacaaaggaaggttcacctcctccttgccccgaacaccccTCGGTCAAGCCAAGAAGTTTTACTAtctctcaggacaaccctcacagagctacactcatgaagtattcactcacaaatgaaaaatttacaatgaaaaattttcaatcactctagatcttttgtatcttgcGGTGGCATTGGAAATTCCGAACCCGGATCAAGCAAGGTTTCTTGGAGAATTCGGGCATCATGAGCACTACCCTCCCAACCGACCCGAACAAAGACAAACCGCATATCATGATCGCAGGCAGCAAGTACATTCTGGGATAAGTCGGCATACCAATTTCTGAACCTTTCTCTTACCTCTGCTCTGCACCAAGCAGATACGTGGGTCCCATCTAAGGCTCCTACACAATCCTATAGAAGTTCgatggttttaaaaaaaatttcaaagcgCATAAGAAACCAATTTAAAGTGCATCTGAATAAAAATGACATACATACTTGGAACCACGGTATGAGCAAACCATTGTTCAAAATCCTTGGATGAGTGTCATCGACGTTTCTTGGCCTAACAAGATCACGACCTAGCCGAACCAAAACTCGTAAGACACGACGAACGTGTCGATCAATCGTCTCCATTGAATGTTGGAACCGCTCGGCTAGCACCCGGTGCCTCTCATCATGGCTCAGGCACATTAGGGTTAAAGCAGCGGATTCATGTACTCCCACTCTTTGAGAAGGATATGCATGTCAGTAACCCCGATCAACCAATAAATCGCATAGCagaaggaattgaggaacatCCAATCGTATATTCTCAATAATTCGGTCTTCATGTCCGTTTATCAGCTCAAGCACATAATCCCTCCCCGAGAGCGCACTATCTCATACTCTTCTTCTTCTGGGGACCTACTGATTTATATCCTGAAAAAAGAACATGAACCCTAACAATACAACGTACATAAGGACATTGTCGAGCTCCTCATCATCCAGCTCGTCATCCAGTAAAGCTCCTTGAATGTGCCACTGGTTGTCCATCCTCCTTGGTCAACAACTTTGAACTCTGCAACTGGCCAAGTGATTAAAGTACATTAAGTACCAAAATAGGTAAACAATAGCTTAAGAATATCAAAAcgcatatttaaaaaaattagcaCAAAAAGTTAGCAACAGCGCCATACGTGAACAAGTAAGCAGTAGTGAAAAACATGACCTGTCTCATTTAGCTCAGCACAAGTTTAAACAGCTTATACAACTAAAATTGAACTTTTGTCTACAGTCAATACTGCTAATGATCGCCGAAATTACAGTAGACTGGTAGATTTAAAGGCACCTCCACGAAAAATATTAACTGGTTGGCACACATCCCAAGCAATTTGTATATAGAAAAAACGTCTAACCAATATTTATAAACACACACAAAGAAATTACTGAAATATCCTCTATATACCGGAAAAAAAGTCTATCCGGGGTACATAACCGGGAAATAAGCACATAATCCCGCGTATGTTAACTCACAACAACATGAGACAGGAAACCACCACGGAAACCAATATAACCATTGGTGAAATCCCTAACAAATAAATTCTGGAAACGTATCCTCcatataaagaaaaaaattagttCAACCCTGTGCCATAAACAGGTGAAATTACTCTCAATTTAAGTTCAAccaattataatacaagttaAATAAGTTCATCTAATTATAAAAAACACTCACAAATGAAATAAGTAAATATCTTAACAAGtatagtaaataagttcaaTCAATTACTATAAACACTCACTAATCATTACAAATAAAAATTCCCAAatatattaagaaaaaaaataagctAAGCAAGGTCCAAATGTTAACTAAATCCAACTgcacaaaattaatatgacaactccaatcaaacacaaaataaTAGCCATTGCCCTTTTTCTCAATAATTAATTGTTAGTAAActatttcaaccaaaatttatAACCTCAGCACAAATAAATTAGCAGACACTCCCAggtaaaaaaaattccaaataaaTAACAGGCCCGGGTCCAGCtaccttttgagaaaataactGAACAAAGtcctgtaaggatcgaagacaaccaaatGGAAGAGATAAataatgtacagatcacaaacgtaacaataagtaaatagaaaggaaagaattgcaaaccaattaactacccaactcctcctgaacttgtagattaattcaaataaatttcttcaaattgatgaattacaatcactcttgcgtacaaaggaaggttcacctcctccttgccccgaacaccccTCGGTCAAGCCAAGAAATTTTACTAtctctcaggacaaccctcacagagctacactcatgaagtattcactcataaatgaaaaatttacaatgaaaaattttcaatcactctagatcttttgtatcttcagtgtgcaaaagttatttgatgTATCTGACCAAcaactatttatataggaccaagagaGTGCCTCaataatgcttccaacggatagaaagtagctgaagagtcaactagccgttggagtgtcggacgtccgatagccctgttttttgcgtccgacagcaggcagtgagtttaagagattttcttcaattctttcggacgtccggtaggctggttttctgcgtccgaaggtatgatgtaaaattgaaaaattttcttcaattctttcggacgtccggtaggctggttttcaattctttcggacgtccggtaggctgattttctgcgtccgaaggtatgatgtaaaactgagaattttcttcaattctttcggacgtccggtaggctgattttctgcgtccgaagttgcgcaatgattgtCGGACATCCGATCatgacttcttgagcgtccgacagtttcagcatactttgtccctttcaaatgtgattaatttttgaatctgatttgcttcataactgaaagtatttcttgaaaagatattagtattattcattgttttgtaaacatcaaaagatagggattaaggtcaacattctcccctttttttatgatgacaaaacaatggatgaaagaaggaaaaagattgagcatatgagcataaGCTCCCCATCACTTATAgcatccaaacttataatctcagaataactccccctcacacaaaacatccatttctccccctttttgtcatcataagatgagagtaaaaatcagctaccaaaatccagcaacaataatagagaatccaatatttcaaataaaaatagagaaatgacagcaatcaccaacatatcacagcaaatcatcatgagatcagcattattcttttttctccatttttgacatcatacaaattcagtaaaaaaatcaagaaaaactcagttcaaagcgttagaaacatcaaaagagaattacaaaaaaaattatgaacaagaatctcatcaatcttaccaatatctcctacttgttagaattagtatcatgtctaactatctatatgcatttcatgcctcttctcatgttctttctcacataacaatcacttttcatgtgacctttttgacaataaaaattacacataaccaaagaattatttacatgaacaggtttaacaAATCTAACTTGCCTTCTTCTGTGAATGGTAAATTCATTTGCACTAGAATTCAACATTTTTCCATGTAtgtcaaaatgaggttttgTATCAATCTTTTGAAAGCAGTTGTGTTTCTTATGTTGAAGCAACTGATtaagatcatccattcttcttttcaaactcCCTTGTTcatttttgaacatttcacaaaatcttgtttttctatcaatcTCGAattgtaaagcagtctcactctttttgaagtaatcattttcaactttcaacttattattttgttgaaaaagatttgcattatctcgaaacaaaaaacaaaatttctgttttaactccttaTTTTTAgtataggattctttcaaattatcatgcaattttataatgaaagattcaagatcatcatcagtttcatcatcactttcaaattgagagttacaagttgttacctcatcatctccaatggccataaaagccaattgagcagattcttcatcctcttcaatttcaccatcggagttgcactcattccatgtgaattgaaaggTGTTGActcttgattttcttccttcttttttcttcatcatttgacattcactcatgtagtgtccaagttggccgcattcatagcatttgtcaccttaCTTTTTGTTGACCtcatacttttctttgtttcttgcattgttgaattaattagaatctgaattgctagatcctcctcttctaaatctccttttgttgaggatCCTCTTAAAACTTCTTGTtatgagagcaagatcactgTCATCAACTTCCATATCTTCTTCATCCAAAGAGGCCGAATCATCTTTATCTTGAAATGCTTTTAGaacaatgctccttcttaccttTGCATCCTCTTCCTTTTGTACTTTGgatttaagtttcagctcataagaggttagagaattaataagtgatTCAATAGGTATAGTATTCAAATTTTTAGCCTCCTCAATAACAGTCACTTTcttttcccaatcattggataagacattcagaatttttctatttttctcacctaaagAGTATTCCTTTTTCAGCACCTCCAAATCtttaatgaggtcattgaatctacaatacatcttataaatattttcatgagattccatcttgaacgattcatatttggtaaccagaatagatttcttttgttctctaacattctcactaccttcatgaatttctttcaatttgtcccaaatttctttagctgacatgcaacccttgactctaatagattcatttgaatctaaagcacaatataacacattcatgacttttgcatttaaggtgagatgagctctatccataacagtcagttcacttctcaTTTTTTATCtggatctatgagtattttcatctataagagaggcatcatatggaccttcactaataataaaccacaattcaatatcaattgattgcagaaatataatcattctttctttccaactcacataatttgacccattaaacataggtggtctaatgacagaatgtccttaaaaaaatatgacattattggttgtcatatttactcctaagccgattgaatttaatctcaaggagaccaaactctgataccaattgtaaggatcgaagacaaccaagtggaagagataaataatgtacagatcacaaacgtaacaataagtaaatagaaagaaaagaattacaaaccaattaactacccaactcctcctgaacttgtagattaattcaaataagattcttcaagttgatgaattacaatcacttttgcgtacaaaggaaggttcacctcctccttgccccgaacacccctcggtcaagccagaaagttttactatccttcaggacaaccctcacagaactacactcatgaagtattcactcacaaatgaaaaacttacaatgaacctcacactactaagactacaaatcttctttgaagagtattttctcactaaaatcactctagatcttttgtatcttcagtgtgcaaaagttatttgatgtatctgaccaaccactatttatataggaccaagaaagtgcctcaataatgcttccaacggatagaaagtagctgaagagtcaactagccgttagagtgtcagacgtccgatagtcctgttttttgcgtccgacagcaggcagtgaatttaagagattttcttcaattctgatgtaaaactgaaaattttttttcaattctttcggacgtctggTAGGCTGATTTTATGCGTCCGAATTTGCGCAAtgattgtcggacgtccgatcatGACTTCTTAAGCGTCCGATagtttcagcatactttgtccctttcagatgtgattaatttttaaatctgatttgcttcatagttgaaaatatttcttaaaaagatattagtattatccattgttttgtaaacatcaaaagatagggaccaaggtcaacaagtCCAATATCACCtcacaaaaaaattaatatgGCAACTCCAACCACACAAAATAGCCATTGCACTTTTTACTAACAATAGCAATATATAGTAAACTACTTCAACCAATATTTATAATCTTATGACAAATAAATTAGCAGACATAAGCCAGGTacataaaggaaaaaatattaaCTGGCCTGGGTCCACttatttgagaaaataagtGAATAATTAATACCAATGTCACATTGTTCAAAAAAGCAACTCCAACTACACAAAATAATAGCCATTGCACTTTTTTCCAACAATTAATTGTTAGTAAACTACTTCAACCAATATTTATAAGCCCACACAAATAAATTAGCAGGCATTCCCTGTACATGAATGAAAAACTATTAACTGGCCCAGGTCCAGTTAtatgagaaaataaataaataacaaagtcCAATATCACCTCACCCAAAAATTAATATGGCAACTCCAACTACACAAAATAATAGCCATTGCACCATTTCCTAACAAGTAATATTTAGTAAACAGCATCAACCAGTATTTATAACCTTGGGCAACAAATAAATTAGTAGACATTCCCTGAATATGAAGAAAAAAACAAGAACTGGCCCCGGTTCAAATCATGTGAGAACAGAAATGAGACGCTGTCCAATATTAACTGCTGCCAATAAAATTAATTTGGCAACATGGCTGAACAATATATACGCCAGTGCACTATTTCCTAACAAATAATATATAGTAAACTACTTGAACCAATATTCAGAAGCACACACAAGGCAAATTAGCAGACATTCCTTGAATATactgaaaaaaataataacctgAACCAGATCCAATTGTTCAAAAATAAACGAACAAACTTTAACATCAGCTCACAAAAAAATGTAGAGGCAACTCCTGTCACACAAAATCAAAATCCTTGCACTATTTCCTAACAAATAATGTAAATAAGCTCATTCAACCAATATTTATAAGCACACACAAATTAATTATCAGAAATATCCTCAACTTCACCTCACATAAAAAAAACTAAGGTCCGCGGTACAGTACAGAAATGAATAACAAAGTCCAATGTCAACTCGAGCTACAAGAGTCCAAACGAGCAGTGGAAAATTCAAGCAAATGGGGAAAAAGGTAGAAGGCTGCCGCAATAGTCACTGGCTGGACAGAATGAGGTGCTAAGTGAGGGGAAGGAAGCCCCGATGTCTAACGAAGGCAAGGCGGTCTTCGTTGTTCACGCATAAGAACCAAATGAGACGCTCCTCACgattccttaacagatcggccATCTTGAAGAACACAGTTGGGTCCAAGTGAAGACCGCTTAGGTCGGACAAGACAGCCTGTAGCTCCTCCTCTTCATCAATTGGAGGCTTTTTACTCTTAGTGGGAGAAGAGACCGAACCGGTCATCCCAGAGCTCCTTTTACCGCTTAATCGTGTCTCGATGCTGTCTAAAATCAGGACGTACTTCTGGAATTGGGGAGAGGACGGCGCAAAGAAAGACTCAGTTGACATGTCCCCCGATTTGCGCTTTCCTTTGCTCTTCTTCACATTCTCTTTCCCTTTCCGGGTCACATGAACGGCATCTCCTTCGTCTGATGAATCGACATCGACAACCCCCTTGCCACTACCACGTCTCGCAGCATGTTCCATTTCCAATTCGTCAGCCAAATTGACGGGAGATACCACAAAGCCGGAGCTGAAATCCCCACTGGCCCCCTGATTCATGAAGATTTCTTCAAGCAAATGGAAGACCAGACAAGAGCGGTTGTAAAACCTTTTGTACCCCGGGTTCACCTACAGAAGAATAAAATAGGTTTTACAAATAAGCAAAATGGCCGATTAAGAAGGTACTTATCAACTTTTAGAAACAAACAACTTTTACAAATAAATAAGGGAAATTCATAGCTGTTCACTATATACAATTAATAATATGGAAAAAACTTGCAAAATTCTGTGGACAGCTTATAAAGAAAATATGTAAACATAATAGGGAAAGTATTATACCTGGACTAGATGACTCCATCGCTCATCATCCATCACGAAGGTGTAGTTTGTTGAGTCCCAACCCATACCAGTGCCACGCTTCTTGAACGAAATGTAAAGCCTAGTTAGCTGCTGAAGTGCATAGTACTTCGAACTAATACTGTCCCGGGGGAACGAAACCCCGAAATTCTGAGTGAGCATCCTAGTAATCTGAGGGATAACACGGCTCCCGATGGTCTGTGATGATATTTCCCCATTCCTATGCATGTTCACAAGCTCATGGGCAATGGCAGTTTCCATCTCCGGTTTGAAAGTGTTACGTTCCTTATTTGCTTTTGGTTTGGGcatctttgttttctttaggAAAgtcaaaactagaaaaaacGCTTAAGGTGGACTTAAACATGGGAAATTAGACACATTCTAAGGGAATATTGGGACACTTATATAGAGAATGTTTCCCCTAGTAAGTTCTAACTCACCTTGAAGTAGTTTGTTATACAA
This sequence is a window from Coffea eugenioides isolate CCC68of chromosome 7, Ceug_1.0, whole genome shotgun sequence. Protein-coding genes within it:
- the LOC113777150 gene encoding protein ALP1-like, which translates into the protein MDNQWHIQGALLDDELDDEELDNVLIVGVHESAALTLMCLSHDERHRVLAERFQHSMETIDRHVRRVLRVLVRLGRDLVRPRNVDDTHPRILNNGLLIPWFQDCVGALDGTHVSAWCRAEVRERFRNWYADLSQNVLAACDHDMRFVFVRVGWEGSAHDARILQETLLDPGKYYAVDAAYRNMPGFMAPFRVVWGTHHERAAKALFNRRHASVRNIIELTFGVLKKHFPILKGSMQNYLIAMQNNIVLACCVLHNFMRDYVPNDEYFNEEAANGAFPDAHIAGEQVQMGQPIDMSQQGIDN